In the Juglans microcarpa x Juglans regia isolate MS1-56 chromosome 6D, Jm3101_v1.0, whole genome shotgun sequence genome, one interval contains:
- the LOC121235597 gene encoding uncharacterized protein LOC121235597: protein MAEENENESYKKYGDLYLAVRRGNWNAVQEFLEREPDALTAKINWKYQTPLYVAAAAGQVHVAKKLVEKLPEEKLEMQDYYGYTAITETVMRGNHELTECILNKNKKLISITNHIGNLPLIQAIYYGQLEMARYLYALTPLDDLLPAKDYNGPNFFTYCIYTGTLDIALDLMKRHPPLGLARDKYAITPLLALASMPDLFPSGNLDRLVFWKRWIYEYCRLLPCTTSTLFCRLINYLKILNWPFLAERYTYSSVHKVETESQKAKTFISVPALLRLLVSNVLNILGIKHLYQMKLTHVQAQELLSLMCSRITCLDYYERRDGCVEYAIIKAVENGIFEVASEMLKADPDLEWTFDGQKRNLLMLGVLHRQAKICSLLIGLDLNKALACYEDRETNGILHMAGMSGESRTMLNRIPGAALQMQRELQWFEETKRVFQPKVREVTNTDGLTPRELFTKEHKAMLKEGEQWLKDTSTSSTVVGALIITIMFAAAFTVPGGNDQNTGLPMFLHKRLFMLFIISDALSLFTSSTSVLMFLGILTSRYSEGDFLKSLPTKMIIGLSTLFFSIATMMVAFSAGLLIMLRDQSWIVVPIISLASVPVSLFVWMQFPLLVDMVMSTYGPGIFDSKLKIVIN from the exons ATGGCGGAGGAGAACGAGAATGAGAGCTATAAGAAATACGGGGACTTGTACCTGGCAGTGCGACGTGGGAATTGGAACGCAGTACAAGAATTTCTGGAGCGTGAACCCGATGCATTGACTGCAAAAATAAACTGGAAATACCAAACGCCGCTTTACGTAGCTGCGGCTGCAGGACAGGTGCATGTAGCGAAGAAATTGGTGGAGAAACTGCCGGAAGAAAAGTTGGAAATGCAAGATTATTACGGGTACACAGCTATTACAGAGACAGTGATGCGTGGAAACCACGAGCTTACGGAGTGCATACTTAACAAGAACAAGAAGTTGATCAGCATCACCAATCACATTGGAAATTTGCCGCTTATTCAGGCTATTTACTATGGCCAATTAGAAATGGCTCGCTATTTGTATGCTCTCACTCCGCTCGACGATCTTTTGCCTGCGAAAGACTACAACGGTCCTAATTTTTTCACTTACTGTATCTATACCGGAACTTTAG atATTGCTTTGGATTTAATGAAAAGGCACCCACCTTTGGGCCTTGCTCGAGACAAATACGCGATCACACCGCTGTTGGCATTGGCGTCCATGCCTGATCTATTCCCCAGTGGAAATCTCGATCGGCTCGTGTTTTGGAAACGATGGATCTACGAATACTGTCGGTTACTACCATGCACTACAAGTACTCTTTTCTGTCgcttaattaattacttaaagATTCTTAATTGGCCCTTTCTTGCTGAAAGGTATACATATTCCTCC GTTCATAAGGTAGAAACCGAAAGCCAGAAAGCAAAAACTTTCATATCAG TGCCAGCTCTATTGCGCCTTCTAGTTTCAAATGTCCTAAACATCTTGG GAATCAAGCATTTATATCAGATGAAGTTGACCCATGTCCAAGCCCAAGAACTTCTTAGTCTAATGTGCTCAAGAATAACTTGTTTAGACTACTACGAAAGGCGAGATGGCTGCGTTGAATATGCCATCATCAAAGCTGTCGAGAATGGGATTTTTGAAGTTGCTTCTGAGATGCTGAAGGCGGATCCAGATCTTGAGTGGACCTTTGATGGACAGAAGAGAAACTTACTTATGCTTGGTGTCTTGCATCGTCAAGCCAAGATCTGTAGCCTTCTAATAGGGCTTGATTTGAACAAGGCTCTGGCATGTTATGAAGATAGGGAGACCAATGGCATTTTACATATGGCAGGAATGTCAGGAGAATCCCGTACTATGCTTAATCGCATCCCAGGTGCAGCTTTGCAAATGCAAAGAGAACTCCAGTGGTTTGAG GAGACGAAGAGAGTTTTCCAACCCAAGGTCAGGGAAGTCACTAACACGGATGGTTTGACTCCCCGAGAATTGTTTACGAAAGAGCACAAGGCCATGTTGAAAGAGGGAGAGCAATGGCTAAAGGACACTTCGACATCTTCTACAGTTGTAGGTGCTCTCATTATTACCATTATGTTTGCAGCAGCCTTTACCGTTCCAGGTGGTAACGACCAAAACACAGGCTTGCCAATGTTTCTGCATAAAAGGCTGTTTATGCTCTTTATAATATCTGATGCCTTGTCCCTCTTCACTTCCTCAACTTCAGTTTTGATGTTTTTAGGAATTCTCACGTCACGTTATTCCGAAGGTGACTTTCTCAAGTCTTTACCAACAAAGATGATAATAGGTCTTTCCACGCTCTTTTTCTCCATTGCAACGATGATGGTAGCCTTTTCTGCTGGTCTTTTAATTATGCTACGTGACCAATCATGGATTGTTGTTCCTATAATTTCTTTGGCTAGTGTTCCAGTCAGCCTCTTCGTATGGATGCAGTTCCCTCTTCTTGTTGACATGGTCATGTCAACTTATGGACCAGGAATCTTCGATAGTAAACTGAAGATTGTCATTAACTAG